A DNA window from Sphingomonas changnyeongensis contains the following coding sequences:
- a CDS encoding TolC family protein, which yields MMPFAISLIVSVGVQMSPPPAEPGMPLEAAVERALDSHPMVIAAHARVDEARADAQLLAVGPQEVVVQGTVQRRDVRGIGMVPEYDLQFTRPIRLPGKAALDRRVGNSGLRAAENRAEDARHQAALLLSKQWWTWLGAASEARTLEGVASVMSSAVAATRKRLALRDASALELDQALSAEAAAHAGAMQASAREAAARAALSASFPDLPLPSAAPALPRPALPAEGSEGLAALVIARSHEIGASAADLDKAEALRARAARDRLADPSIGLRAFSEQGGNEKGIGLIFSVPLGGRARAAAVDRASSASAAAAAELAATRNMISALAAEGAALATGYLRAWEQALRAAEAAQAAAERQRAGHALGGIDLSDRLVTERLACDAALEEVRARTAALEAITRLRIDAHTLWLSAQAHEGVAP from the coding sequence ATGATGCCGTTTGCCATTTCGCTTATCGTGTCGGTGGGTGTGCAGATGAGCCCTCCGCCGGCCGAACCCGGAATGCCGTTGGAGGCGGCGGTTGAGCGGGCGCTCGACAGCCATCCGATGGTGATTGCGGCGCACGCACGTGTCGATGAGGCGCGGGCGGATGCGCAGCTGTTGGCGGTCGGACCTCAAGAAGTGGTGGTCCAGGGCACGGTCCAGCGCCGTGATGTCCGAGGCATCGGGATGGTGCCGGAATATGATCTCCAGTTCACGCGCCCGATCCGGTTGCCGGGGAAGGCTGCGCTGGACCGCAGGGTTGGAAACTCTGGTCTGCGTGCGGCTGAAAACCGGGCTGAGGATGCGCGGCATCAGGCTGCGCTGCTGCTCTCCAAACAGTGGTGGACTTGGCTGGGAGCGGCTTCGGAAGCGCGGACACTTGAGGGCGTGGCCTCGGTGATGTCCAGCGCGGTTGCCGCCACGCGCAAGCGGTTGGCTTTGCGGGATGCCAGCGCTTTGGAGCTTGATCAGGCGCTTTCTGCTGAGGCCGCAGCGCATGCAGGTGCCATGCAGGCGAGCGCCCGGGAAGCGGCCGCACGGGCGGCTCTGTCGGCCAGTTTCCCGGATTTGCCTCTGCCGTCCGCTGCTCCCGCATTGCCGAGACCTGCATTGCCGGCAGAAGGGAGCGAGGGGTTGGCGGCGCTGGTCATCGCGCGAAGCCACGAGATTGGCGCATCGGCGGCCGATCTCGATAAGGCCGAGGCATTGCGGGCTCGGGCTGCCCGTGACCGGCTGGCTGACCCGAGCATTGGTCTGCGTGCCTTTTCGGAGCAGGGTGGGAATGAGAAGGGCATCGGACTGATCTTCTCCGTTCCGTTAGGCGGTCGGGCACGAGCCGCAGCGGTCGACAGGGCGAGCTCGGCAAGCGCTGCTGCCGCAGCAGAGCTGGCTGCAACGCGGAACATGATCAGTGCTCTTGCCGCGGAGGGGGCGGCCCTTGCGACTGGCTATCTGAGGGCCTGGGAGCAGGCGCTCAGGGCCGCTGAAGCTGCCCAGGCAGCAGCTGAGCGGCAGCGGGCGGGGCATGCATTGGGTGGGATCGATCTGTCGGACCGCCTTGTGACGGAACGGCTTGCGTGCGACGCCGCTCTCGAGGAGGTCAGGGCACGGACGGCTGCGCTTGAGGCAATCACGAGGCTGCGGATCGACGCGCACACGCTGTGGTTGTCTGCCCAAGCGCATGAGGGGGTAGCACCCTGA
- a CDS encoding WD40 repeat domain-containing protein produces MTSHFVGARASLVAVAALVSPVAAMGQGDAGQSAGNLYEKNANFSATFHRGDAEAGLPHDLVPGTKKYAIARKDGTIDIVDYAVPDTQSRVKVIPDPLPSVSGPIQALGALPNGDSLIVAANNGRGGTGYVARIDLNTSAPVYSFALPEQMSVNAINNSRDGRLIAVTGYSFERRAVIKDGVASEEVTNNVLSCRLFIFDALTGRQLFALEPMCPHIGVFSHDSTQLIVAGAEKPNRGIIQFWNAGTGKRTRTLTLPTTGPLHVARLNPDGQTLAVVKSTDGSPAVVRAADGVELFALRGHKSAVPSIRYNADGSRLLTGGQDFEARLWDARTGALLATLPHGSYRERKPTDYVAADFLSPLSAQDWDQGPNPIITRSSHDDIWLWEDGNRHRQRIAAKFAEDLRLAEQGNMGAMRRVTNAYTYGDGIKKDLLKARYWNVKLAEAGVFTYQATLAVDLIRAATIRQDCAAAGELYAKMREAFKGREASQAPEDVLDSSSLGLVKGSAFYGVGDPASFEGMPSQVRADLLGAQMVDALTKKEYQRFLAHFCAFEFLGHSNQLPPQARNELIYQRAVALRAENKPVPALDALNTYLANAGRDGANYGEALMMLTPLQAEAARASAPQ; encoded by the coding sequence ATGACGTCTCATTTTGTTGGCGCCCGGGCGTCTCTGGTTGCTGTCGCGGCGCTCGTGAGTCCGGTTGCGGCCATGGGGCAGGGCGATGCGGGCCAGTCGGCCGGTAACCTCTATGAGAAGAATGCCAATTTCTCTGCGACATTCCATCGGGGTGACGCTGAAGCGGGCCTGCCCCATGACCTCGTGCCGGGCACGAAAAAATATGCCATCGCCCGCAAGGACGGCACGATCGACATCGTCGACTATGCCGTTCCCGACACCCAGTCACGTGTAAAGGTCATTCCTGACCCGCTTCCTTCTGTCTCCGGTCCTATTCAGGCTCTGGGCGCCTTGCCCAATGGTGATTCTCTTATTGTAGCCGCAAATAATGGTCGGGGTGGTACCGGATATGTTGCGCGCATCGACCTGAACACCTCTGCGCCTGTTTATAGTTTTGCGCTGCCCGAGCAGATGAGTGTCAACGCGATAAACAACAGTAGGGATGGCAGACTGATAGCCGTCACCGGTTATTCATTTGAAAGGCGAGCCGTCATAAAAGATGGTGTGGCGTCGGAGGAGGTAACGAATAACGTCCTTTCCTGCCGCTTGTTTATTTTTGATGCCCTCACTGGTAGGCAGTTGTTCGCCCTTGAACCCATGTGCCCGCACATCGGTGTATTCAGTCATGATTCGACACAGCTTATTGTGGCTGGGGCCGAAAAACCAAACCGCGGCATCATCCAGTTCTGGAACGCGGGCACTGGCAAGCGCACCCGCACCTTGACCCTGCCAACGACCGGGCCGCTTCATGTGGCACGTCTGAATCCTGATGGGCAGACGCTGGCGGTCGTCAAATCGACCGACGGGTCGCCGGCCGTGGTGCGTGCCGCCGATGGGGTGGAGTTGTTTGCTCTGCGGGGCCACAAGAGCGCCGTCCCCAGCATCAGATACAATGCCGATGGTTCGCGCCTGCTGACCGGGGGCCAGGATTTTGAAGCGCGCCTGTGGGATGCCCGCACCGGCGCCCTGCTCGCAACGCTTCCCCACGGCAGCTACAGGGAGCGCAAGCCGACCGATTATGTTGCCGCTGATTTTCTGTCGCCGCTGTCGGCCCAGGATTGGGACCAGGGCCCAAACCCGATCATAACCCGCAGCTCTCATGATGACATCTGGCTGTGGGAAGATGGCAATCGCCACCGCCAACGCATCGCGGCGAAATTCGCGGAAGATCTGAGACTGGCAGAACAGGGCAATATGGGCGCCATGCGGCGTGTGACCAATGCCTATACTTATGGCGACGGCATCAAGAAGGACTTGCTGAAGGCCAGGTACTGGAACGTGAAACTGGCTGAAGCGGGGGTCTTCACTTATCAGGCAACCCTTGCCGTCGATCTCATCCGGGCCGCCACCATCCGGCAGGATTGTGCTGCGGCCGGGGAGCTCTATGCCAAGATGCGGGAAGCGTTCAAAGGCCGGGAGGCATCGCAGGCACCCGAGGACGTGTTGGACAGTTCCAGCCTCGGTCTCGTCAAGGGCTCGGCCTTCTATGGGGTAGGCGATCCAGCGTCATTCGAGGGCATGCCCTCTCAGGTGCGGGCCGATCTGCTTGGTGCCCAGATGGTCGATGCGTTGACCAAGAAGGAATATCAGCGTTTCCTTGCCCACTTCTGCGCTTTTGAATTTCTTGGCCATTCCAATCAACTGCCGCCACAGGCCCGAAATGAGCTGATCTACCAGCGTGCCGTGGCGTTGCGCGCGGAAAACAAGCCGGTGCCGGCGCTCGACGCCCTCAACACCTACCTCGCCAATGCGGGCCGCGATGGCGCAAATTATGGTGAGGCCCTGATGATGCTGACCCCTCTTCAGGCAGAGGCGGCGCGCGCGTCGGCGCCCCAATGA
- a CDS encoding PepSY domain-containing protein, which yields MKISLKVHRAASRVHKWLALIIGFQLLLWFASGALMAWLPIGEVRGEHLVDRARAEPLTAELARIDPAILARIAANGAEAITLRRVDGRLVAEVGNGDTARLFDLLSGQPVGPLDAAAAQRIANAAWTERPPAIAGIRPVRARSTEYRAALPAWRIGYADAENTAVYVAALTGRITAVRTGTWRLYDFFWGLHIMDWKDHEDFNTPWLFGFALGGLVIGLSGTLLLLARWPIRRRRAGV from the coding sequence GTGAAGATCAGTCTCAAGGTTCACCGTGCTGCCAGCCGGGTGCATAAATGGCTGGCGCTGATCATCGGGTTTCAGCTGCTGCTGTGGTTTGCCAGCGGCGCACTGATGGCATGGCTGCCGATCGGCGAGGTGCGCGGCGAGCATCTGGTCGACCGGGCGCGGGCGGAACCCCTGACGGCTGAGCTGGCGAGGATCGATCCCGCCATACTCGCCCGGATCGCTGCCAACGGTGCCGAAGCGATCACGCTGCGCCGCGTCGATGGCCGTCTGGTGGCCGAGGTCGGCAACGGCGACACCGCCCGGCTGTTCGATCTGCTGAGCGGCCAGCCGGTTGGTCCGCTTGATGCGGCGGCGGCGCAGCGGATCGCCAATGCAGCGTGGACTGAGCGGCCGCCGGCGATTGCCGGTATCCGTCCGGTGCGCGCGCGGAGCACCGAATATCGCGCCGCGCTGCCCGCATGGCGGATCGGCTATGCCGATGCTGAAAATACGGCCGTTTATGTCGCCGCGCTGACCGGCCGGATCACCGCCGTCCGCACCGGCACCTGGCGTCTTTACGATTTCTTCTGGGGTCTCCACATCATGGACTGGAAAGACCATGAGGATTTCAACACGCCGTGGCTGTTCGGGTTCGCGCTTGGCGGACTGGTGATCGGTCTGAGCGGCACCCTTCTGCTGCTGGCGCGGTGGCCGATCAGGCGCAGGCGGGCTGGTGTTTAG
- a CDS encoding DUF2946 family protein, protein MFEALRTRRVPRGIFAVLLVLVLALRILVPTGFMPTKTADGIVVTICDGLGESRSMVIDLGRSGDAGHSGHDEAAGHQPCVFAAAALPMLAGTSEAMVAKPAQLLREFALPPPAAAIPATPDYLTPPLRGPPALA, encoded by the coding sequence ATGTTCGAGGCGCTCCGCACCCGGCGAGTCCCGCGCGGCATTTTTGCCGTGCTCCTCGTGCTTGTGCTGGCCCTGCGCATTCTTGTCCCGACCGGCTTCATGCCGACCAAGACCGCGGACGGCATCGTCGTGACCATCTGCGACGGTCTGGGCGAGAGCCGCAGCATGGTGATCGACCTCGGGCGGTCCGGCGATGCCGGTCATTCCGGGCATGATGAGGCCGCAGGGCATCAGCCCTGCGTGTTCGCCGCAGCGGCGTTGCCGATGCTGGCGGGCACCAGCGAGGCGATGGTGGCGAAGCCGGCGCAACTGCTGCGCGAGTTCGCGTTGCCGCCGCCTGCCGCTGCCATTCCCGCGACACCGGATTATCTGACGCCGCCGCTGCGCGGCCCACCCGCTCTGGCCTGA
- a CDS encoding TonB-dependent siderophore receptor: MTKTCLLASVAAFCLPAAAHAQDTPPERWTPADIIVTGERQTYRADEASVSRTPVPLIETPQSIQVLTRAFLRDQELNTLDEALRNVSGVVPTLPSEAVLANPIVRGFEAEIFTDGLIGYGDTAVIDPASLWNAERVEVAKGPTSTLFGGGTGAPLGGLINIVSKTANDRRALSVRVRAGSFDEYSAAGDVNVPLSSTLAVRLVGEVQTNGDYIDAVEVDRTLIAPSVRFAPSDGTEIVARLTHTRVEQLEYSGLPAQFRDDPRVVRNRFTGAVDAPRTTIDNLTYQLELSQRLADGLTLNARLRRYESAFDERATTPFVGFFPCGAASLLNETSCPQVSARLPADVGEWTGDVSLTGEFRTGRIEHVVLAGVQADRTDYDAAIGFTVFSPFPFDYAGPARVTGFTEPVLNQFITNRYKTNAAYLQDQLTIGPVHLLASIRFSELRLEEVAGGAGTNRSYNEWDPRIGASLDLAEGVSLFAGYATGSRLTIFFTGAEPPVPERSESFEGGIKFGLSRLGLSGTIAAYRIDRSNVATPDPNTFGSSVQVGRQRSEGIEADLIFEPTPAFSLLASYAYTDARVARDNAIPAGSRLPRVPEHSGRLAARYRIQDGGLKGLELGAGITASSGAVMTLPNGAKTDGYAVVDALASYRLGRARIGLRIDNLLNESYFIPYQYLAQDVVRPGNPRSAFVTLGFDL; the protein is encoded by the coding sequence ATGACCAAGACCTGCCTGCTGGCGTCCGTCGCCGCATTCTGCCTGCCTGCCGCCGCGCACGCCCAGGACACCCCGCCCGAGCGCTGGACGCCCGCCGACATCATCGTCACCGGCGAACGCCAGACCTACCGCGCCGATGAAGCGAGCGTCAGCCGCACGCCGGTGCCGCTGATCGAAACGCCGCAATCGATCCAGGTGCTGACCCGTGCCTTTCTGCGCGATCAGGAACTGAACACGCTTGATGAGGCGCTGCGCAACGTCTCCGGCGTGGTGCCGACGCTGCCGTCCGAAGCGGTGCTCGCCAACCCGATCGTGCGCGGGTTCGAGGCGGAGATCTTTACCGATGGCCTGATCGGCTATGGCGACACGGCGGTGATCGATCCCGCGTCGCTGTGGAATGCCGAGCGGGTGGAGGTTGCCAAGGGGCCCACCTCCACGCTGTTCGGCGGCGGCACGGGCGCGCCGCTGGGCGGGCTCATCAACATCGTGTCCAAGACCGCAAACGACCGTCGTGCGCTCTCTGTCCGCGTCCGCGCCGGCAGCTTTGATGAATATTCGGCGGCCGGCGACGTCAATGTGCCGCTGTCGTCCACGCTCGCGGTCAGGCTGGTCGGCGAAGTGCAGACCAATGGCGATTACATCGACGCGGTTGAGGTGGACCGCACCCTGATCGCGCCGTCGGTCCGGTTCGCGCCTTCGGACGGCACCGAGATCGTCGCGCGGCTGACCCATACGCGCGTCGAACAGCTCGAATATTCCGGGCTTCCCGCCCAGTTCCGCGATGATCCGCGGGTTGTGCGCAACCGTTTTACCGGCGCGGTCGACGCGCCGCGCACCACCATCGACAATCTGACCTATCAGCTTGAACTGAGCCAGCGCCTGGCCGACGGGCTGACGCTCAACGCCCGGCTGCGTCGTTACGAAAGCGCGTTCGACGAGCGCGCGACGACGCCTTTTGTCGGATTCTTCCCGTGCGGCGCGGCATCGCTGCTGAATGAGACCTCTTGTCCGCAGGTCAGCGCGCGGCTGCCCGCCGATGTCGGCGAATGGACCGGGGATGTGTCGCTGACGGGCGAGTTTCGCACCGGCCGGATCGAGCATGTCGTTCTCGCCGGCGTTCAGGCCGACCGCACCGATTACGACGCCGCAATCGGCTTCACCGTCTTCAGCCCGTTTCCGTTCGACTATGCGGGGCCGGCGCGCGTGACGGGCTTTACCGAGCCGGTGCTCAACCAGTTCATCACCAACCGCTACAAGACCAACGCAGCCTATCTGCAGGATCAGCTGACGATCGGGCCAGTGCATCTGCTCGCGTCGATCCGCTTCAGCGAGCTGCGGCTGGAAGAGGTTGCGGGGGGTGCAGGCACCAACCGCAGCTACAATGAATGGGATCCGCGCATCGGCGCATCGCTCGATCTGGCCGAGGGGGTCTCGCTTTTCGCGGGCTATGCAACCGGGTCGCGGCTGACGATCTTCTTCACCGGGGCCGAACCCCCGGTGCCCGAACGTTCCGAAAGCTTCGAGGGCGGGATCAAGTTCGGGCTGTCACGCCTTGGCCTGTCGGGCACGATCGCCGCCTATCGCATCGATCGCAGCAATGTCGCCACGCCCGATCCGAACACATTCGGCAGCTCGGTCCAGGTCGGCCGTCAGCGCAGCGAGGGCATCGAGGCCGATCTGATCTTTGAACCGACGCCCGCATTCTCGCTGCTCGCCAGCTATGCCTATACCGATGCGCGGGTGGCGCGGGACAATGCGATCCCGGCCGGCAGCCGCTTGCCGCGCGTGCCCGAACATAGCGGCCGTCTGGCCGCGCGCTACCGCATCCAGGACGGCGGGCTGAAAGGGCTGGAACTCGGCGCCGGGATCACTGCCAGCTCGGGAGCTGTGATGACGCTGCCAAATGGTGCGAAGACCGATGGCTATGCCGTCGTCGATGCGCTTGCCAGTTACCGGCTGGGGCGCGCCCGGATCGGCCTGCGCATCGATAACCTGCTGAACGAAAGCTATTTCATCCCCTATCAATATCTGGCGCAGGATGTCGTGCGGCCGGGCAATCCCCGCTCGGCCTTTGTGACGCTGGGGTTCGATCTGTGA
- a CDS encoding DJ-1/PfpI family protein, with the protein MIARDPRPAGMPGLVGGVDRRAALMTALFGALAAGSAHAQDRPADQPAGHDMAAMPPGWVKADQIAMLCYPGMTILDLIGPQYMFAALMGASVHLVGKTRAPMTSDTGVTILPTATFDECPRDLTVLFVPGGTAGTLAAMQDAETRAFVADRGGRAQYVTSVCTGALVLGAAGLLKGYRATTHWAALETLADCGATPVSERVVRDRNRITGAGVTAGLDFGLSMVAELRDPVYAQGVQLGCEYDPQPPFNAGSTRTAPADVTAIMASMYAGFPGQVRAALKAAGVAR; encoded by the coding sequence GTGATCGCCCGCGATCCGCGCCCGGCCGGGATGCCGGGCCTCGTCGGCGGGGTCGACCGGCGCGCCGCGCTGATGACGGCGCTGTTCGGTGCCCTGGCCGCCGGCAGCGCACATGCGCAGGACAGACCGGCCGATCAGCCCGCCGGGCACGACATGGCCGCGATGCCGCCCGGCTGGGTGAAGGCCGACCAGATCGCGATGCTCTGTTATCCGGGCATGACGATCCTTGATCTGATCGGCCCGCAATACATGTTCGCCGCGCTGATGGGGGCGAGCGTCCATCTGGTCGGTAAGACCCGCGCGCCGATGACCAGCGATACCGGGGTCACCATCCTGCCCACCGCAACGTTCGACGAGTGCCCGAGGGACCTGACCGTCCTGTTCGTGCCGGGCGGCACGGCGGGCACGCTGGCGGCGATGCAGGATGCGGAAACGCGCGCCTTTGTCGCGGATCGCGGCGGGCGCGCCCAATATGTCACATCGGTCTGCACCGGCGCGCTGGTGCTGGGGGCCGCGGGGCTGCTCAAAGGCTATCGCGCGACGACGCACTGGGCAGCGCTTGAAACGCTTGCCGATTGCGGCGCGACGCCGGTGTCGGAACGGGTGGTGCGTGACCGCAACCGGATCACCGGGGCGGGGGTGACCGCAGGGCTGGATTTCGGACTGAGCATGGTCGCTGAACTGCGCGATCCGGTCTATGCCCAGGGTGTCCAGCTGGGCTGCGAATATGATCCGCAGCCGCCGTTCAATGCCGGGTCGACCAGAACCGCGCCGGCAGATGTGACCGCCATCATGGCGTCGATGTATGCGGGCTTTCCCGGGCAGGTGCGTGCGGCGCTGAAGGCCGCGGGAGTGGCGCGGTGA
- a CDS encoding DUF2244 domain-containing protein, with protein sequence MSWAEIGPWGSARRTDTEIRMIAPRSAMPVQGRYMLIAASIAAAIMSARFVMIGAWPVMIFAVLDIGALVVALHVFARRPVPEERLALVDGRIELTRIDHQGRRARLALPAFWTRLETSGRTELDCDLWLVFRGRRHPVAQCVAAAERRALIPRIEALLARGRHQ encoded by the coding sequence GTGTCATGGGCTGAAATCGGCCCCTGGGGATCGGCGCGGCGCACCGATACCGAGATCCGCATGATCGCCCCGCGCTCCGCCATGCCGGTGCAGGGCAGATACATGCTGATCGCGGCGAGCATTGCAGCCGCGATCATGTCCGCGCGCTTCGTGATGATCGGGGCGTGGCCGGTGATGATCTTCGCCGTGCTCGACATCGGCGCGCTGGTCGTCGCGCTCCATGTCTTTGCCCGACGTCCGGTGCCCGAGGAGCGGCTGGCACTGGTCGATGGCAGGATCGAGCTGACCCGTATCGATCATCAGGGTCGCCGGGCGCGGCTGGCGCTGCCTGCCTTCTGGACCCGGCTGGAAACATCGGGCCGCACCGAATTGGACTGCGACCTGTGGCTGGTCTTTCGCGGGCGGCGTCATCCGGTGGCGCAATGCGTCGCGGCGGCAGAGCGGCGCGCGCTGATCCCGCGGATCGAAGCGCTGCTTGCGCGCGGACGCCACCAGTGA
- a CDS encoding superoxide dismutase, with protein sequence MEPQLLLGNHGPPAQTGTPSPDLAAAIEAQFGSMDRFKAAFRAAGTARFGSGWVWLIVGSDGRLAISSTANQDNPQMDVAEVKGVPILGNDLWEHAYYLKYQNRRADYLDGWWQVVNWNVVSERFAAAKR encoded by the coding sequence TTGGAACCACAGCTTCTTCTGGGCAACCATGGCCCTCCGGCGCAGACCGGCACCCCATCGCCGGACCTCGCCGCCGCGATCGAGGCCCAGTTCGGGTCGATGGACCGGTTCAAGGCGGCATTCAGGGCCGCAGGCACCGCCCGGTTCGGATCGGGCTGGGTCTGGCTGATCGTGGGCAGCGATGGCCGGCTGGCGATCAGTTCGACCGCCAATCAGGACAATCCGCAGATGGACGTCGCCGAGGTGAAGGGGGTGCCGATCCTGGGCAACGACCTTTGGGAGCACGCCTATTACCTCAAATACCAGAACCGCCGCGCCGACTATCTCGATGGTTGGTGGCAGGTCGTGAACTGGAACGTGGTTTCGGAGCGTTTCGCAGCCGCAAAGCGCTGA
- a CDS encoding MbnP family copper-binding protein, whose protein sequence is MHFARAGVFWLAAACTVAPAMAAATQPVEIRFDARIGGEPARCGRTYAGIGTAKAGLSFQDIRLYVSAVRLIDARGREVAVTLIPDDQWQNDQVTLLDFEDRTGNCNGNAAMNVAVRGTVPAGQYRGLVFEIGVPRAINHQDPTLADAPLNVTGMTWPWRIGYKFTGIDMETSGGAAGPTAVSGFSIHLGSTACGDGPPMAAPKLACANPNRPTYRLAGFDPAKSVVVLDIAELLAGTDITVNAPKSASGCMSFPGDGDCAAIFDRLGLAWEGKASAGQRWVRAD, encoded by the coding sequence ATGCATTTTGCCCGTGCAGGCGTGTTCTGGCTGGCAGCGGCGTGCACCGTCGCGCCGGCCATGGCTGCGGCGACCCAGCCGGTCGAGATCCGTTTCGACGCGCGAATTGGCGGCGAGCCTGCCCGGTGCGGCCGGACCTATGCCGGCATCGGCACAGCTAAGGCGGGGCTGAGCTTCCAGGACATCCGCCTCTATGTGTCGGCGGTGCGCCTGATCGACGCCCGCGGGCGCGAGGTGGCTGTGACGCTGATCCCTGACGACCAGTGGCAGAATGATCAGGTGACCCTGCTCGATTTCGAGGATCGGACCGGCAACTGCAACGGCAATGCGGCAATGAACGTCGCGGTGCGCGGCACGGTGCCGGCGGGGCAGTATCGCGGGCTGGTGTTCGAGATCGGCGTCCCGCGCGCGATCAATCATCAGGATCCGACGCTTGCCGACGCGCCGCTCAACGTGACGGGCATGACCTGGCCGTGGCGGATCGGCTATAAATTCACCGGCATCGACATGGAAACGAGCGGCGGTGCCGCCGGTCCGACGGCGGTCAGCGGCTTTTCCATCCATCTGGGGAGCACCGCCTGCGGCGACGGTCCGCCGATGGCCGCGCCAAAGCTGGCCTGCGCCAACCCCAATCGGCCGACCTATCGCCTGGCGGGCTTCGACCCGGCAAAATCGGTGGTGGTGCTCGACATTGCAGAGCTGCTCGCGGGCACCGACATCACCGTCAACGCCCCCAAATCGGCATCGGGCTGCATGTCCTTCCCCGGCGATGGCGACTGCGCGGCGATCTTCGACCGGCTGGGCCTCGCATGGGAGGGCAAAGCGTCGGCCGGGCAGCGCTGGGTGCGGGCGGATTGA
- a CDS encoding methanobactin export MATE transporter MbnM — protein sequence MRRASTLALMLSALILAFSMARAQQRLAGLLPIDALVASSHDFGLPGWAPRPLEPVGNRTTAAKIELGRHLFYDTRLSGDGSMSCASCHRQARAFTDGRPTSAGVTGQMTPRNAMSLANVAYFPVLTWGNPLMKHLEQQALVPLIGQEPVELGLAGRESELVDRLRAEPVYARLFPQAFPEAGGEISLATVVRALAAFQRSLISLRSPYDRYRYEGDADALSESAIRGEALFFSERLECHHCHNGINFADTVLHERNKAGEVAFHNTGLYNIDGKGGYPAPNIGIAEITGRPTDMGRFRAPSLRNVAVTAPYMHDGSIPTLDQVIDHYAAGGVASRRGRMPASAAPIRSKARSCPASR from the coding sequence ATGCGGCGCGCGTCCACCCTGGCGCTGATGCTCTCGGCGCTGATCCTGGCGTTCAGCATGGCCCGGGCGCAGCAGCGTCTTGCTGGCCTGCTGCCGATCGATGCGCTTGTCGCAAGCAGCCATGATTTCGGTCTGCCGGGCTGGGCGCCAAGGCCGCTCGAACCCGTCGGCAACCGGACGACGGCCGCCAAGATCGAGCTTGGCCGGCATCTGTTTTACGATACCCGGCTGTCGGGCGACGGATCGATGTCCTGCGCCAGCTGTCATCGGCAGGCGCGCGCCTTCACCGACGGGCGGCCGACCTCTGCCGGCGTGACGGGTCAGATGACGCCGCGCAATGCCATGTCACTCGCCAATGTCGCCTATTTTCCGGTGCTGACCTGGGGCAACCCGCTGATGAAGCATCTGGAGCAGCAGGCGCTGGTGCCGCTGATCGGGCAGGAGCCGGTCGAGCTGGGCCTTGCCGGCCGTGAGAGCGAGCTGGTCGACCGGCTGCGTGCCGAGCCGGTCTATGCCCGGCTGTTTCCCCAAGCATTTCCCGAAGCCGGGGGCGAGATTTCGCTGGCGACCGTGGTGCGCGCGCTGGCCGCATTCCAGCGGTCACTGATCTCGCTGCGATCGCCTTATGACCGGTATCGCTATGAAGGCGATGCCGATGCCCTGTCGGAAAGCGCGATCAGGGGCGAGGCGCTGTTCTTCTCCGAACGGCTTGAATGCCATCATTGCCACAATGGCATCAACTTTGCCGACACCGTCCTGCATGAACGCAACAAGGCCGGCGAGGTCGCGTTTCACAATACGGGACTGTACAATATCGACGGCAAGGGCGGCTATCCCGCGCCCAATATCGGCATTGCCGAGATCACCGGCCGGCCCACCGACATGGGACGGTTCCGCGCGCCATCGCTGCGCAATGTCGCGGTAACCGCCCCCTATATGCACGACGGCTCGATCCCCACGCTCGACCAGGTGATCGATCATTATGCGGCGGGGGGCGTAGCATCGCGTCGGGGCCGCATGCCGGCATCGGCAGCGCCAATCCGCTCAAAAGCTCGTTCGTGCCCGGCTTCACGCTGA
- a CDS encoding cytochrome c: MPGFTLTSEERADLIAFLQSLTDEQFLRDPRFSDPWPNKEARK; encoded by the coding sequence GTGCCCGGCTTCACGCTGACCAGCGAGGAGCGGGCTGACCTGATTGCCTTCCTTCAGTCGCTGACCGACGAACAGTTTCTCCGCGATCCCCGTTTTTCCGATCCATGGCCCAACAAGGAGGCCCGCAAATGA
- a CDS encoding copper resistance CopC family protein: MKLRPAIALALALLVAPTAAVVAHTALKSSSPASGSVLTEAPPALTLTFLQPTRLTSLMLVNTAGEQRLGFKPGGSALSFTTAKPGLVRGRNEIRWRALSQDGHVVEGSIILVLRAPRP, from the coding sequence ATGAAGCTTCGCCCCGCCATCGCTCTTGCGCTCGCGCTGCTCGTTGCGCCGACAGCCGCGGTCGTGGCGCACACGGCGCTCAAGAGCTCGAGTCCCGCCAGCGGCAGCGTGCTGACCGAGGCGCCGCCGGCGCTGACGCTGACATTCCTGCAGCCGACCCGGCTGACCTCGCTGATGCTGGTGAACACCGCCGGCGAACAGCGGCTGGGCTTCAAGCCCGGCGGCAGCGCGCTGTCCTTTACCACCGCTAAGCCCGGCCTGGTGCGCGGACGCAACGAGATACGCTGGCGCGCGCTGTCGCAGGACGGCCATGTTGTTGAGGGCAGCATCATCCTGGTGCTGCGCGCGCCACGGCCCTGA